In the Maribacter sp. MJ134 genome, one interval contains:
- a CDS encoding TM1802 family CRISPR-associated protein: protein MLQTLLKIGEWQSQGKSEWDRFLDYPKAEREDKRGNPITNYTLPIIFDLDAQEIIISPESLRVYDEEKIKNTFPLKIKGGNNKAIYTSVPAGKINQIYKTFFGKEGTDTEKGELVEAIEKVNKYLLTEYLEKLLGQIFKLKDKFLEMTVHSAKGVVDIRTINESFNLGNNENIVFVNVLVKSVEFGFNAPTVFADIEDYTTFLQYSFFGNQTTTQSSKKTKMKLCYASGDQMEDVEELNLDIRYSLNKMFVTETKNYASFFDKKKFSVNYQVSVENQKKLDYASSYLLSQGYKIRIANLDHVIIPQFMQNSNVDLEMALEGIHKKSDLLFNINSLDEFAKNVNLELDDEVFWINFIAFESDGNFFKSTEIIKDVSSFHFSKLLKTFNDVNWEFREDSFVDWDKVITEYDYESKERVPTNLNFNSIFKIIPLRKDKEKKNKALELFKIILENRKVKKEVLYDYFIELILCHYYRRYGSYTNVHQYSSDYFYFAIRDSVFKYHAFIQFLKKLNLIDMENPNSNSAEEKSENKYEQSIQDFFSKMSLNTDQKAMFYLGRMLNTVEYIQKGKTKTVIQKVNFNGMDKENIQRLRISLIEKAKQYNAMGKVIFTDNEFGKHFNLNNWTLNPQEAVFFLLTGYSFGVGVQDADELTEKEIL, encoded by the coding sequence ATGCTTCAAACATTACTTAAAATCGGAGAATGGCAAAGCCAAGGGAAAAGTGAATGGGATCGCTTTTTGGATTATCCAAAAGCCGAACGTGAGGATAAACGAGGTAACCCAATTACGAACTACACACTTCCTATTATTTTTGATTTAGATGCTCAAGAAATAATAATTAGTCCAGAAAGTTTACGGGTATATGACGAAGAAAAAATAAAAAACACATTCCCATTAAAAATAAAAGGAGGTAATAATAAGGCAATTTACACCTCTGTCCCTGCTGGAAAAATCAACCAAATTTATAAAACATTTTTTGGAAAGGAAGGAACTGATACTGAGAAAGGAGAGCTTGTCGAGGCCATTGAAAAAGTCAATAAGTACCTTCTAACAGAATATCTCGAAAAGTTACTGGGTCAAATTTTCAAACTCAAAGATAAGTTCCTCGAAATGACGGTTCATTCTGCGAAAGGTGTTGTTGACATTCGCACTATAAATGAATCCTTTAATTTAGGTAATAATGAAAACATTGTATTTGTAAATGTTTTGGTTAAATCTGTAGAATTTGGTTTTAACGCGCCTACTGTATTTGCTGATATTGAAGATTACACAACCTTTTTGCAATATTCCTTTTTTGGTAATCAAACAACCACCCAAAGCAGCAAAAAAACTAAAATGAAATTGTGTTATGCCAGTGGTGACCAGATGGAAGATGTTGAAGAGCTTAATCTTGATATTCGCTACAGTTTAAACAAGATGTTTGTTACCGAAACAAAAAATTATGCAAGTTTTTTTGATAAAAAAAAATTCTCTGTCAATTATCAAGTTAGCGTTGAAAATCAGAAAAAACTGGATTATGCGTCTAGCTATTTATTGAGTCAAGGATATAAAATACGTATAGCTAATCTAGACCATGTGATTATACCTCAATTTATGCAAAATTCTAACGTCGATTTAGAAATGGCTTTGGAAGGAATTCATAAAAAATCAGACCTTCTTTTCAACATCAACAGTCTGGATGAGTTTGCAAAAAACGTTAATCTAGAACTGGATGATGAAGTATTTTGGATAAACTTTATTGCTTTTGAGTCTGATGGTAATTTCTTTAAATCAACCGAAATTATCAAAGATGTAAGCAGCTTTCATTTTAGCAAATTGCTTAAAACTTTTAATGATGTCAACTGGGAGTTTCGAGAGGATAGCTTTGTGGATTGGGACAAAGTTATTACTGAATATGATTATGAGAGCAAAGAACGCGTGCCAACAAATTTAAATTTCAATTCCATATTCAAAATTATTCCGCTTCGAAAAGACAAAGAAAAAAAGAACAAAGCCCTAGAACTTTTTAAAATAATCCTAGAAAACAGAAAAGTAAAGAAGGAAGTTCTTTATGACTACTTTATAGAACTTATACTTTGCCATTATTACCGTAGATACGGCAGCTATACTAACGTTCATCAATATAGTAGCGACTATTTCTATTTTGCTATTCGTGACAGTGTTTTCAAATACCACGCCTTCATACAATTCCTTAAAAAACTAAACCTAATCGATATGGAAAACCCCAACAGTAACTCCGCCGAAGAAAAATCGGAAAACAAGTATGAGCAATCCATTCAGGATTTCTTTTCTAAGATGTCCTTAAATACAGATCAAAAAGCAATGTTTTACCTGGGCAGAATGCTCAATACCGTTGAATATATCCAAAAAGGTAAAACCAAGACCGTAATCCAGAAGGTTAACTTCAATGGGATGGATAAAGAAAATATACAGCGGCTTCGCATCTCACTGATTGAGAAGGCTAAGCAATATAATGCTATGGGTAAAGTAATTTTTACAGACAACGAGTTTGGAAAACATTTCAATCTCAACAACTGGACATTAAACCCTCAAGAAGCTGTCTTTTTTCTTTTGACAGGCTACTCTTTTGGTGTTGGTGTTCAAGATGCAGATGAACTTACTGAAAAAGAAATACTTTAA
- a CDS encoding CRISPR-associated protein: protein MKPSITNSSDFLFVYEAIQCNPNGDPDQENKPRMDYDTKTNLVTDTRVKRFIRDYLKASNEDEVVFVDMEGDSKVSVDSKLKAVIKRIVENEGELEKAFANNPEALKVYKEIIAKEKDAEGVWKTITDKKFKQKEVNYELLAYLVKEKFLDIRMFGSAFAVGGFTKAYTGPIQLNWGYSFNKVELIDSSSIVTIMNDDSSTFGKDYRVHYSLLGFNGTINAAAAKTTGLTNPDVLEFRKAIWESIPASPTRSKLNQYPKLYLEIVYKEGFSNGQFGDLRNFVDAEPKEGITDKQVRKFKDLSFDLTALKNLISQDKEGENKIKEVIIKTSADFEFSL, encoded by the coding sequence ATGAAACCAAGCATTACCAACTCTTCCGATTTTCTATTTGTTTATGAAGCCATTCAGTGTAATCCAAACGGTGATCCCGATCAGGAAAACAAACCTAGAATGGATTATGATACGAAAACCAATCTGGTGACCGATACCCGAGTTAAACGCTTTATAAGAGATTATTTAAAAGCAAGCAACGAGGATGAGGTTGTTTTTGTAGATATGGAAGGAGATTCAAAAGTTAGTGTCGACAGCAAGCTCAAGGCTGTAATAAAGCGAATTGTTGAAAATGAAGGTGAACTGGAAAAAGCCTTTGCTAACAATCCTGAAGCCTTAAAAGTTTATAAAGAAATAATCGCTAAAGAGAAAGATGCTGAAGGTGTGTGGAAAACCATTACAGATAAAAAATTTAAGCAGAAAGAAGTGAACTATGAGCTGCTGGCTTATTTAGTGAAAGAAAAATTCCTTGATATAAGGATGTTTGGCAGCGCGTTCGCTGTTGGCGGGTTCACTAAGGCTTATACCGGTCCAATTCAATTAAATTGGGGCTATTCCTTTAATAAAGTGGAGTTAATTGATTCAAGCTCTATTGTCACGATTATGAACGATGACAGCAGTACATTTGGTAAAGATTATCGGGTTCATTATAGTTTACTGGGCTTTAATGGAACAATTAATGCCGCTGCTGCAAAAACAACCGGACTTACTAATCCTGATGTTCTGGAATTTAGAAAAGCTATTTGGGAAAGTATCCCGGCTTCACCCACACGCTCCAAATTAAATCAATACCCAAAACTCTATCTGGAAATTGTTTACAAAGAGGGGTTTTCAAACGGGCAATTTGGGGATCTGCGCAACTTTGTGGATGCAGAACCAAAAGAAGGGATTACCGATAAGCAAGTACGAAAATTCAAAGATTTATCATTTGATTTAACCGCTTTAAAAAACTTAATCTCCCAAGATAAGGAAGGGGAAAATAAAATCAAGGAAGTAATTATAAAAACCTCGGCCGATTTTGAGTTTTCACTGTAA
- a CDS encoding nucleotidyl transferase AbiEii/AbiGii toxin family protein has product MQQWKKDIDQFLELANKHGVRMLMVGGAAVNFHGYQRHSADIDFWLDTSKENFEKLERVFKDMGFDFNGFPPEVQEQKQNISLKFSPADLDVELITKFNVGRPFDQAYEASEQVQIGPNKVAKLRVLTLDDLISSKIKSNRTKDLLDVKELKRINNPKKNKGLGM; this is encoded by the coding sequence ATGCAACAATGGAAAAAGGACATTGATCAATTTCTAGAATTAGCCAATAAACATGGGGTACGAATGTTAATGGTTGGAGGGGCGGCCGTAAATTTTCATGGGTACCAAAGACATTCTGCCGATATAGATTTTTGGTTGGACACCTCTAAAGAAAACTTTGAAAAGTTGGAGCGGGTCTTTAAGGACATGGGCTTTGATTTTAATGGGTTCCCTCCAGAGGTTCAAGAACAGAAACAGAATATATCCTTAAAGTTTTCTCCAGCGGATCTGGATGTTGAGCTAATTACAAAATTCAATGTAGGCCGACCTTTTGACCAAGCATACGAGGCATCCGAACAGGTCCAAATTGGTCCGAATAAAGTTGCTAAGCTTCGTGTATTGACTTTAGATGATTTGATCAGTAGTAAAATCAAGTCAAATAGAACCAAGGATTTGTTGGATGTTAAAGAATTGAAGCGAATAAACAATCCCAAAAAGAATAAAGGACTTGGCATGTGA